From the genome of Labrus bergylta chromosome 4, fLabBer1.1, whole genome shotgun sequence, one region includes:
- the LOC136179030 gene encoding tripartite motif-containing protein 16-like gives MAQKGVQLGKETISCSICLDLLKDPVTTSCGHSYCMNCIKSHWDTEDKKTIYSCPQCRQAFTPRPVLRKNTMLAVLVEELKKTGLQAAPADHCFAGSEDVACDVCTGRKLKACKSCLQCPASYCEKHLQPHFEAAPLKKHKLVEPSKKLQENVCSRHNEEMKVFCRTDQQSICLLCLMNEQKGHDTVSAAAERSEKQRELGVSRQNIQQRIQDREKDVKLLQQEVEAINGSADKTVGNSEKIFTELIRLMEKRRSDVKQQVRSQQQTEVSRVRELQEKLEQEITELKRRDAELEKLSHTEDHNQFLHDYPSLSPLSESTPSSSIKLRPLRYFEDVTAAVSEVRDKLQDVLREKWTNISQTETEVDVLLSGPEPEPEPKTRAEFLKYSCDITLDPNTAYTQLLLSDENRKVTAMRKDQSYSSHPDRFTDWRQVLSKESLMGRCYWEVELRGRVFVAVTYKNISRAGSSDECRFGYNDKSWMLDCKNNSYNFWYNKVRTPVSGPQSSRVGVYLDHRAGILSFYSISETMTLLHRVQTTFTQPLHAGLRLYYSPGDSAELCKLK, from the coding sequence atggcgcagaaaggagttcagctgggCAAGGAAACTATTtcttgttcgatctgtctggatctgCTGAAGGATCCAGTGACTACTAGCTGTGGAcatagttactgtatgaactgtattaaaagccactgggacaCAGAGGATAagaagacaatctacagctgccctcagtgcaGACAGGCcttcacaccgaggcctgtcctgaggaaaaacaccatgttggcagttttagtggaggagctgaagaagactggactccaagctgctcctgctgatcactgctttgctggatctgaagatgtggcctgtgatgtctgcaccgggaggaaactgaaagcctgtaagtcctgccTGCAGTGTCcggcctcttactgtgagaaacacctccagcctcattttgaagcagctccattaaagaaacacaagctggtggagccctccaagaagctccaggagaacgtctgctctcgtcataatgaggaaatgaaagtattttgtcgtactgatcagcagtctatctgtctcctctgtttaatgaacGAACAGAAAGGTCacgacacagtctcagctgcagcagaaaggagcgagaagcagagagagctcggggtgagtcgacaaaacatccagcagagaatccaggacagagagaaagatgtgaagctgctccaacaggaggtggaggctatcaatggctctgctgataaaacagtggggaacagtgagaagatcttcactgagctgatccgtctcatggagaaaagacgctctgatgtgaagcagcaggtcagatcccagcagcaaactgaagtgagtcgagtcagagagcttcaggagaagctggagcaggagatcactgagctgaagaggagagacgctgaactggagaagctctcacacacagaagatcacaaccagtttctacacgactacccctcactgtcaccactcagtgaatctacaccctcatccagcatcaagctccgtcctctgaggtactttgaggatgtgacagcagctgtgtcagaagtcagagataaactacaggacgtcctgagagagaaatggacaaacatctcacagacagagactgaagtggatgttttactgtcaggaccagaaccagaaccagagcccaagaccagagctgagttcttaaaatattcatgtgacatcacactggatccaaacacagcatacacacagctgttattatctgatgagaacagaaaagtaacagcaATGAGAAAAGATCAGTcgtattctagtcacccagacagattcactgattggcgtcaggtcctgagtaaagagagtctgatgggacgttgttactgggaagtggagttgagaggAAGAGTTtttgtagcagtcacatacaagaatatcagcagagcagggagctcAGATGAATGTAGGTTTGGAtataatgacaaatcttggatgttagattgtaaaaacaacagttataacttttggtacaacaaagtcaggactcctgtctcaggtcctcagtcctccagagtaggagtgtacctggatcacagagcaggtattctgtccttctacagcatctctgaaaccatgactctcctccacagagtccagaccacattcactcagcctctacatgctggactcaggTTATATTAttctcctggagactctgctgagttgtgtaaactgaaatag
- the LOC136179031 gene encoding tripartite motif-containing protein 16-like — protein MAQKGVHLDREAFSCSICLDLLKDPVTTTCGHSYCMNCIKSHWDKEDEKTIYSCPQCRQDFTPRPVLRKNTMLAVLVEELKKTGLQAAPADHCYAGPDDVACDVCTGRKLKACKSCLQCLASYCEKHLQPHFEVAPLKKHKLVEPSKKLQENVCSRHNEEMKVFCRTDQQSICLLCLMDEHKGHDTVSAAVERSEKQRELEVSRQNIQQRIQDREKDVKLLQQEVEAINGSADKTVGNSEKSFTELIRLMEERRSDVKQQVRSQQQTEVSRVRELQEKLEQEITELKRRDAELEKLSHTEDHNQFLHNYPSLSPLSESTHSSSIKIRPLRFFEDVTAAVSEVRDKLQDVLREKWTNISQTVTEVDVLLSGPEPEPKTRAEFFKNSCDSTLDPNTAYTQLLLSDENRKVTLMSKQQSYSSHPDRFTHYLQVLSKESLTGRCYWEVELRGRVSVAVTYKNISRAGSSDECWFGRNDKSWMLYCDNNSYYFWYNHVRTPVSGPQSSRVGVYLDHRAGILSFYSISETMTLLHRVQTTFTQPLHAGLRFYSPGDSAELCKLK, from the coding sequence atggcgcagaaaggagttcaccTGGACCgggaggccttctcttgttccatctgtctggatctcctgaaggatccggtgactactacctgtggacacagttactgtatgaactgtattaaaagccactgggataaagaggatgagaagacaatctacagctgccctcagtgcagacaggacttcacaccgaggcctgtcctgaggaaaaacaccatgttagcagttttagtggaggagctgaagaagactggactccaagctgctcctgctgatcactgctatgctggacctgatgatgtggcctgtgatgtctgcaccgggaggaaactgaaagcctgtaagtcctgtctgcagtgtctggcctcttactgtgagaaacatctccagcctcattttgaagtagctccattaaagaaacacaagctggtggagccctccaagaagctccaggagaacgtctgctctcgtcataatGAGGagatgaaagtattttgtcgtactgatcagcagtctatctgtctcctctgtttaatggacgaacacaaaggtcatgacacagtctcagctgcagtagaaaggagcgagaagcagagagagctcgaggtgagtcgacaaaacatccagcagagaatccaggacagagagaaagatgtgaagctgcttcaacaggaggtggaggctatcaatggctctgctgataaaacagtagggaacagtgagaagagcttcactgagctgatccgtctcatggaggaaagacgctctgatgtgaagcagcaggtcagatcccagcagcaaactgaagtgagtcgagtcagagagcttcaggagaagctggagcaggagatcactgagctgaagaggagagacgctgaactggagaagctctcacacacagaagatcacaaccagtttctacacaactacccctcactgtcaccactcagtgaatctacacactcatccagcatcaagatccgtcctctgaggttctttgaggatgtgacagcagctgtgtcagaagtcagagataaactacaggacgtcctgagagagaaatggacaaacatctcacagacagtgactgaagtggatgttttactgtcaggaccagaaccagagcccaagaccagagctgagttcttcaaAAATTCATGTGACAGCactctggatccaaacacagcatacacacagctgttattatctgatgagaacagaaaagtaacattaatgagtaaacaacagtcttattctagtcacccagacagattcactcaTTAtcttcaggtcctgagtaaagagagtctgactggacgttgttactgggaagttgAGTTGAGAGGAAGAgtttctgtagcagtcacatacaagaatatcagcagagcagggagctcagatgaatgttggtttggacgtaatgacaaatcttggatGTTATATTGTGACAACAACAGTTATTACTTTTGGTACAACCATGTCaggactcctgtctcaggtcctcagtcctccagagtaggagtgtacctggatcacagagcaggtattctgtccttctacagcatctctgaaaccatgactctcctccacagagtccagaccacattcactcagcctctacatgctggactcaggTTTTAttctcctggagactctgctgagttgtgtaaactgaaatag